The following coding sequences are from one Sciurus carolinensis chromosome 11, mSciCar1.2, whole genome shotgun sequence window:
- the Dcun1d5 gene encoding DCN1-like protein 5 isoform X4 codes for MCDCTEKLQNKFDFLRSQLNDISSFKNIYRYAFDFARDKDQRSLDIDTAKSMLALLLGRTWPLFSVFYQYLEQSKYRVMNKDQWYNVLEFSRTVHADLSNYDEDGAWPVLLDEFVEWQKVRQTS; via the exons gtGTGACTGCACAGAAAAGTTACAGAACAAATTTGATTTTTTGCGCTCTCAGCTGAATGATATTTCATCATTTAAGAATATATACAGATATGCCTTTGATTTTGCAAGG GATAAAGATCAGAGAAGCCTTGATATTGATACTGCTAAATCTATGTTAGCTCTTCTGCTTGGGAGGACATGGCCACTGTTTTCAGTATTTTACCAGTACCTGGAG CAATCAAAGTATCGTGTTATGAACAAAGATCAGTGGTACAATGTATTAGAATTCAGCAGAACAGTTCATGCCGATCTTAGTAACTACGATGAAGACGGTGCTT GGCCCGTTCTTCTTGATGAATTTGTTGAGTGGCAAAAAGTCCGTCAAACATCATAG